A genomic window from Populus alba chromosome 19, ASM523922v2, whole genome shotgun sequence includes:
- the LOC140955074 gene encoding mannan endo-1,4-beta-mannosidase 2-like, whose translation MAPVTCHQIIGIAKLIVHLDEWFWSYIESEFYIMCSVARKMIVHLDEWFCYHIEDGHCELNKPVFFTEFDLSNPNKDFQPSQQGRFYKTILDIKCKSEKRKQAGAGIYSTKSMFEGIVFECVLVCGVGLLQQGNNVTGLVPYSSQSHTSYEISEGSYNVIVRGFLQHKNDIESVQLIREMSDKGFVADGETGNLILDLFVKVM comes from the exons ATGGCGCCAGTTACTTGCCACCAAATCATTGGAATTGCTAAACTGATAGTTCATCTTGATGAATGGTTCTGGTCTTACATTGAATCAGAATTCTATATTATGTGTTCAGTAGCCAGGAAAATGATAGTTCATCTTGATGAATGGTTCTGCTATCATATTGAAGATGGCCACTGTGAACTAAATAAACCTGTCTTCTTCACTGAATTTGATTTGTCTAACCCGAACAAGGACTTCCAGCCATCCCAGCAGGGCCGATTTTACAAAACCATTTTAGACATCAAATGTAAATCTGAAAAGAGAAAGCAGGCTGGAGCCG GGATTTACTCTACAAAATCGATGTTTGAAGGAATTGTGTTTGAATGTGTTCTCGTTTGTGGTGTGGGATTGCTCCAGCAAGGGAACAATGTCACAGGTCTTGTGCCTTACTCTTCTCAATCACATACAAGTTACGAAATCAG TGAAGGTTCTTATAATGTTATTGTCCGAGGATTTCTCCAGCACAAGAATGATATAGAGTCAGTGCAACTTATTCGTGAAATGAGCGACAAAGGTTTCGTTGCAGATGGGGAAACAGGAAACTTGATACTAGATCTGTTCGTCAAGGTGATGTGA
- the LOC118038494 gene encoding uncharacterized protein has translation MTPSEYNVGDRFSPTMVELITHFLMQKLLGNDHLVSRIPLHDVYQRDPWDLPYFAGTDSDDGEVYFFSHLHPKYPGTKNGRINRSTRTGSWQAKGKDYEIISQHNGEVIGIRRIFVHSCNEDGIKYVMHEFSIPNQNSLVLCKVMKKMPRKKGEGTCKKVKKRKEAAELPLPICNEDNSTLSSGLMKKKMPDKKSVGPCKKVKRTQDRADMPYNKENITPVPDEGSDFENWIISDKNDYNNIINDKDQQTEKSTFDNGGTNCLKTSSASVYHFADFTTPEDHQGDPEILPHLQSFSGYDQQDLSLDHDFTLDDLPLMLPEQVNTNNGPAGTSMSVPKDDLYIWLEPLWP, from the exons ATGACACCTTCTGAATATAACGTTGGAGATAGATTTAGTCCGACTATGGTCGAACTCATAACTCATTTTCTAATGCAAAAATTACTTGGGAATGATCACCTAGTCAGCAGAATCCCCCTACATGATGTCTACCAGCGTGATCCCTGGGATTTACCTT ATTTTGCTGGGACAGATTCAGATGATGGAGAGGTATATTTCTTTTCTCATCTCCATCCAAAGTACCCGGGCACAAAAAACGGGAGAATCAATAGGTCAACAAGAACAGGTTCATGGCAAGCAAAAGGAAAGGATTATGAGATAATATCTCAACATAATGGAGAAGTGATTGGTATCCGAAGGATTTTTGTTCATTCTTGTAATGAAGATGGGATCAAGTATGTGATGCACGAGTTCAGTATACCTAACCAG AATTCTCTGGTTCTGTGTAAAGTAATGAAGAAGATGCCAAGGAAGAAGGGTGAAGGAACATGTAAGAAGGTTAAAAAGAGAAAGGAGGCGGCTGAACTGCCACTGCCAATATGTAACGAGGATAATAGTACTCTATCATCTGGtctaatgaagaagaagatgccaGATAAGAAGAGTGTAGGACCATGTAAGAAGGTTAAAAGGACACAAGATAGGGCTGATATGCCATATAACAAGGAAAATATTACTCCAGTACCAGATGAAGGTTCTGATTTCGAAAACTGGATTATCAGTGATAAGaatgattataataatattatcaatgATAAAG ATCAGCAGACCGAAAAATCTACGTTTGATAATGGCGGAACAAATTGCCTGAAGACTTCTTCTGCTTCTGTATACCACTTCGCAGATTTTACAACTCCAGAAGATCATCAG GGAGACCCTGAAATACTACCACATCTGCAATCATTCTCTGGTTATGATCAGCAGGATCTTAGCCTTGATCATGACTTCACTCTAGATGATCTACCATTGATGCTTCCAGAGCAAGTCAACACTAACAATGGCCCTGCAGGAACTTCCATGTCCGTACCGAAGGATGATCTTTACATCTGGCTTGAACCTCTGTGGCCTTGA